In a genomic window of Infirmifilum sp. NZ:
- a CDS encoding Lrp/AsnC ligand binding domain-containing protein has translation MRARKMVKGYILVSTKPGKEYEVASEIMKIPFVSDVDVTYGLWDIVVRVEAPSLSDLDRIISNIRSLKFIEQTATLISQEIS, from the coding sequence ATGAGAGCCCGGAAGATGGTCAAAGGATACATACTTGTATCCACGAAGCCAGGTAAGGAGTACGAGGTTGCGAGTGAGATAATGAAAATACCCTTTGTTAGCGACGTCGATGTGACCTACGGGTTGTGGGATATAGTCGTTAGGGTTGAAGCCCCATCGCTTTCGGATTTAGACAGAATTATCTCCAATATCAGGAGCCTAAAATTCATCGAACAAACAGCAACCCTTATCTCTCAGGAGATAAGCTAG
- a CDS encoding DNA topoisomerase IV subunit A gives MSSRKGGVQAPSEEEVIRKLEELGKRVADQILRGQPPYLEIPVRTLANTIWDSKKKMLLLGPRTARREFFDVGESKRFMQTVLMLKLILEARREGVHPTIRDLYYRGKHTLTDKNGRPLGENTWDDQRESNAVIQDIEVATGLLREHMGLMHDAKGRIVGRMTIRSKGEIIDLSRLGSGAYAIPSNVDSLEILEVKAEYVLVVEKGAIFEQLNEDEFWKKNNCILITGKGQPDRSTRRMVRRLWEEFDLPVYVLTDGDSYGFYIYSVYRSGSITLSYESERLATPEARFLGVSITDIEKYKIPRNFIIKATERDIKRAKELLNYPWFKESKRWLEELNLFIEKGQKVEIEALSGHGFRFLSDSYIPEKINKGEWII, from the coding sequence ATGTCGAGTAGGAAGGGAGGAGTTCAAGCCCCCTCAGAGGAGGAGGTCATTCGAAAGCTCGAGGAGCTCGGAAAACGCGTGGCAGACCAGATTCTGAGGGGTCAGCCACCCTACCTCGAAATACCCGTGAGAACCCTCGCTAACACCATTTGGGACAGCAAGAAAAAAATGCTCTTGCTAGGCCCAAGGACCGCCCGAAGGGAGTTCTTTGACGTAGGTGAGTCGAAAAGGTTCATGCAGACCGTCCTGATGCTTAAACTCATTCTGGAGGCGCGAAGAGAGGGTGTTCACCCAACAATACGTGACCTCTACTATCGTGGCAAGCACACACTCACGGATAAAAATGGGAGGCCTCTCGGGGAGAACACTTGGGACGATCAGCGTGAGAGTAACGCAGTGATACAGGATATAGAGGTAGCTACAGGGCTTCTTCGAGAGCACATGGGCTTAATGCACGATGCCAAAGGCAGAATCGTCGGACGCATGACGATCAGAAGCAAAGGAGAAATCATAGACTTATCAAGGCTCGGTAGCGGTGCCTACGCTATTCCTTCGAATGTGGATAGCCTCGAAATACTCGAGGTCAAGGCGGAATACGTGCTAGTGGTCGAGAAAGGCGCTATCTTCGAGCAACTGAACGAGGACGAGTTTTGGAAAAAGAATAACTGTATACTCATCACGGGGAAAGGGCAGCCCGATAGAAGCACGAGGAGAATGGTTCGCAGGCTATGGGAGGAGTTTGACCTGCCAGTGTACGTGCTAACTGATGGCGACAGCTACGGTTTCTACATCTACAGCGTGTACAGGAGCGGATCGATAACCCTGAGCTACGAGAGCGAGCGCCTCGCCACCCCCGAGGCCCGCTTCCTGGGTGTTTCAATTACAGATATCGAGAAATACAAAATACCTAGAAACTTCATAATCAAGGCTACTGAGAGGGACATTAAGCGCGCGAAAGAACTCTTAAACTACCCGTGGTTTAAGGAGTCAAAGAGGTGGCTCGAGGAGCTCAATCTCTTCATAGAAAAGGGGCAAAAGGTTGAGATAGAAGCTCTCAGCGGTCACGGGTTCAGATTTCTCTCTGACTCCTACATCCCAGAGAAGATAAACAAGGGAGAGTGGATAATTTAG
- a CDS encoding DNA topoisomerase VI subunit B gives MEKYRGLSPAQFFHRNKEIAGFSNPARALYQTVRELVENSLDATETHGILPDIRIEISLDPNNSERVTVKVTDNGTGIPIHEIPNVFGRVFYGSKYVVRQTRGVFGLGVKMAVLYAQMTTAQPIYVKSAPVNSEFIGEYLLYIDVDKNIPHILRMRIRKKDNPKVHGTSVRLTLEGSWVQAKKRIEEYIKRTALIAPYATIRFKTPEEEVVFKRVTKKLPEPPKIGQYHPKGVDVEVLKELTKNIQDSNTTLREFLVKSFEGVGEKIAQEFLQWAGFDPSLRVKELRLQDLEALASKMRSFEGWRRPRPITLSPIGEELLKEGVRSTLKPSFVKAVTRPPSSYGGHPFIVEVAVAYGGEIPPQDQPMILRFANKMPLLYDEGVDVSRKVVDEIDWSVYKVKFPAPLAVVTHVCSTKIPFKGVGKEAIADVPEIEHELEIAIREAARKLRSYITRMEKLHEIQKKESTIRRYMPEVVAAIAEVASVEPTLLERKLEEILLKELGKKKVEQYVE, from the coding sequence TTGGAGAAGTATCGTGGATTATCGCCGGCACAGTTCTTTCATAGAAACAAGGAGATAGCAGGTTTCTCCAATCCAGCGCGGGCTCTATACCAGACTGTACGTGAGCTGGTTGAAAACTCCCTGGACGCCACTGAAACCCACGGTATTCTGCCTGACATAAGAATTGAGATCTCCCTTGATCCTAACAACTCTGAGAGAGTGACAGTAAAAGTCACAGACAACGGAACAGGCATACCAATACATGAAATCCCGAATGTTTTTGGCCGAGTGTTTTACGGGTCTAAGTACGTAGTGAGACAAACAAGGGGTGTCTTTGGACTTGGAGTAAAAATGGCCGTACTCTACGCGCAGATGACGACGGCTCAGCCGATCTATGTCAAGAGTGCCCCAGTGAACTCCGAGTTCATAGGCGAGTACCTGCTATACATAGATGTCGACAAAAACATACCGCACATTCTTAGAATGAGAATAAGGAAGAAGGACAACCCTAAGGTTCATGGAACTTCCGTGAGGCTCACACTTGAGGGCTCGTGGGTACAGGCAAAGAAGCGCATTGAAGAATATATTAAGCGAACCGCGCTCATAGCCCCCTATGCAACTATAAGGTTTAAGACACCTGAGGAGGAAGTCGTCTTCAAAAGGGTCACAAAAAAACTTCCTGAGCCACCGAAGATAGGTCAGTACCACCCGAAGGGTGTAGATGTCGAAGTTCTCAAGGAGCTCACAAAAAACATCCAGGATTCGAACACCACTTTGAGGGAGTTCTTAGTTAAAAGCTTTGAAGGTGTGGGTGAGAAAATAGCGCAGGAGTTCCTTCAGTGGGCTGGTTTCGATCCTTCCCTAAGGGTAAAGGAGCTCAGGCTTCAGGACCTCGAAGCCCTTGCTTCAAAAATGCGCTCGTTCGAGGGTTGGCGCCGTCCTCGACCCATTACTCTCTCACCGATAGGGGAGGAACTTTTAAAGGAAGGAGTTAGGAGCACTCTGAAGCCGAGCTTCGTTAAAGCTGTAACTAGACCTCCCTCATCTTACGGAGGACACCCGTTCATAGTCGAGGTTGCAGTTGCTTATGGTGGGGAAATCCCGCCTCAGGACCAACCAATGATCCTGCGTTTTGCAAACAAAATGCCTCTGCTGTACGACGAGGGTGTCGACGTTTCCAGAAAGGTCGTTGACGAAATTGATTGGAGCGTGTACAAAGTAAAGTTCCCGGCTCCGCTCGCGGTAGTCACTCACGTCTGCTCTACGAAGATACCCTTTAAAGGTGTGGGTAAAGAAGCCATAGCGGACGTTCCCGAAATAGAGCATGAGCTGGAGATAGCTATTAGGGAGGCTGCCAGGAAGCTGAGGTCATATATAACGAGAATGGAGAAGCTCCATGAGATTCAGAAAAAAGAGTCCACGATTAGGCGTTATATGCCGGAAGTCGTCGCGGCAATCGCGGAGGTTGCCTCAGTAGAGCCTACTTTACTTGAAAGGAAGCTCGAGGAAATTCTTTTGAAGGAGCTAGGGAAGAAGAAGGTGGAGCAATATGTCGAGTAG
- a CDS encoding phosphoadenosine phosphosulfate reductase domain-containing protein, which produces MPNASVLKRISAKLYWDLKLNSPLAYKRGDLAVALSLTPPGDAWPVVGYFYKHVWGVIEDYFSKSGHRVDEVLQKRKVMLANKVMYPDYGVELALDAQVIGHVVYDIRRGTWRFRPLYMTVSRMVEEEVGFYAVTRLEKLARGFVLKQKHLERYVLPRGDEYVALATRDLSLLGVGVPLRNERIYVLKTWISRPYGILERDPDWWEVTRLHEEYLAEKEIEAISFLREIHKKYRLPVVVSFSGGKDSLVTLNLAVKAFGSEKIKVLFNDTGIEFPETVEYAHRICERMGVELIVADAGNAFWRGVSVMGPPARDFRWCCKVTKFAPTARALKNLFPSGVLSLVGQRKFESMQRALSPRVWRNTWLPNVVAASPIQDWTALDVWLYIFRERLLPNPLYYYGLDRLGCWLCPATEMGEFELAKRVNESLYSTWEKVLQEYASENSLGDYWVRYGLWRWVHPPKDILRALNLRETPVRRGARVTWKHSGKVMIFEVDKPRTKLSGDRFSNLLYTSRKARSSAKRIEVEHNKLIVEVSEASQDVEEELARVVIRAFYCVECLECANWCPTNAISLNPNGGITVDEERCLGCGMCQRKCPVAEYTLKLHGRLTSG; this is translated from the coding sequence GTGCCGAATGCGAGCGTACTGAAGAGGATTTCCGCTAAGCTATATTGGGATCTGAAGCTCAACAGCCCACTTGCCTACAAGCGCGGGGACTTAGCGGTGGCGCTGAGTCTAACGCCCCCAGGGGACGCGTGGCCGGTTGTCGGATACTTCTACAAACACGTTTGGGGGGTTATTGAAGACTACTTCTCCAAATCGGGGCATCGTGTTGACGAGGTTTTGCAGAAAAGAAAAGTGATGCTGGCGAACAAGGTGATGTACCCTGATTATGGAGTTGAGCTCGCTTTAGACGCTCAGGTCATAGGCCACGTCGTCTACGACATACGTAGAGGTACTTGGCGTTTCCGCCCCTTGTATATGACTGTCTCAAGGATGGTGGAAGAAGAGGTGGGTTTCTATGCCGTTACGAGGCTAGAAAAGCTAGCTAGGGGATTTGTGCTGAAGCAAAAACACCTTGAGAGATATGTACTGCCCAGGGGGGATGAGTACGTAGCTCTTGCAACGCGCGACTTAAGCTTGCTGGGCGTCGGAGTGCCTCTGAGAAATGAAAGGATCTACGTTCTGAAAACATGGATTAGCAGACCCTACGGTATTCTCGAGAGGGATCCGGACTGGTGGGAGGTGACGAGGCTTCACGAAGAATACCTAGCTGAAAAGGAGATTGAGGCAATATCCTTCCTGAGAGAGATTCACAAGAAGTACAGGCTCCCGGTAGTGGTGTCGTTTTCCGGCGGTAAGGACAGTCTCGTAACCCTCAACCTTGCGGTTAAAGCGTTTGGAAGCGAGAAAATCAAGGTTTTATTCAATGACACCGGGATAGAGTTTCCGGAAACTGTAGAATACGCGCATAGGATATGTGAACGCATGGGCGTGGAGCTTATTGTTGCGGATGCCGGCAATGCCTTCTGGCGCGGGGTCTCCGTAATGGGACCCCCTGCGCGAGACTTCAGGTGGTGTTGCAAGGTCACTAAGTTTGCTCCAACAGCCCGTGCTTTGAAAAACCTCTTTCCGAGCGGAGTACTGAGCCTAGTGGGTCAGAGGAAGTTTGAATCCATGCAACGCGCGCTTTCGCCTCGAGTCTGGAGGAACACGTGGTTGCCTAACGTTGTAGCCGCGTCTCCTATACAGGACTGGACTGCACTAGATGTATGGCTCTACATCTTTAGGGAGAGGTTGTTACCCAATCCACTTTACTACTACGGTTTAGACCGTCTCGGTTGCTGGCTTTGTCCTGCAACTGAAATGGGTGAATTCGAACTCGCGAAACGAGTCAACGAGTCACTTTACTCGACTTGGGAGAAAGTTCTACAAGAATACGCTAGCGAAAACTCGCTCGGAGACTACTGGGTACGCTACGGGCTCTGGAGGTGGGTACACCCGCCTAAAGACATACTTCGCGCTTTGAACCTACGTGAGACGCCTGTCAGGAGAGGTGCACGAGTAACGTGGAAACATTCTGGGAAAGTGATGATTTTTGAGGTGGACAAACCTCGGACAAAGCTCAGCGGAGATAGGTTCAGCAACTTACTCTATACGTCAAGAAAGGCAAGGTCGTCAGCGAAGAGGATAGAGGTCGAGCACAACAAACTAATTGTAGAGGTCAGCGAGGCCTCACAAGATGTTGAAGAGGAGTTAGCCCGGGTTGTTATACGCGCTTTCTACTGTGTGGAATGCCTAGAGTGCGCTAACTGGTGCCCTACAAATGCTATATCATTGAACCCGAACGGGGGAATAACCGTTGACGAGGAAAGATGCTTGGGATGCGGCATGTGTCAGAGGAAATGCCCTGTTGCAGAGTACACGCTCAAGCTTCACGGGCGCCTCACGAGCGGCTGA
- a CDS encoding DUF1512 domain-containing protein has product MDGDTYSLILWLIILAFFSFFTQEMQILRAISEVENYLLVFRNARDKSLRFLMGQIKRYSDVQDEKLLSSKVSELVETYIILPVDIDPYGIVKKIKHIVRTGEKGLEERIARIAPKASRVEVQNLSNIVEIARALNSIYKLLNHYYLIARKFRSLWLLMQLSAQMPFVMEEVKAIEGALEAFERSVPIGDSAGPLVTSYLVRKYARDRKPVEPVEDTHVYHLELDGRRVYVIKARGPGGTVGRLDDALQWLLEREKVSQILTVDAALKYEGEESGMLAYGYGVAMGGIGAERFVIEELATKNGIPLYAVLIKMSEAEALSVMTEEIYKGVREAVGIIEDFIRAQPVGSTLVIIGVGNTVGVP; this is encoded by the coding sequence ATGGACGGCGACACTTACAGCTTGATACTTTGGCTTATCATACTCGCTTTCTTCTCGTTCTTCACTCAAGAGATGCAAATTCTCAGAGCGATCAGCGAGGTAGAGAATTACCTCCTTGTATTCAGAAACGCTAGGGATAAGTCCCTGCGATTCCTGATGGGCCAGATCAAGCGGTACAGCGATGTACAAGATGAAAAGCTGCTTTCGAGCAAAGTGAGCGAGCTTGTAGAAACGTATATCATACTTCCGGTCGATATAGATCCATACGGCATCGTCAAGAAGATTAAGCACATTGTCCGGACAGGCGAGAAAGGGTTAGAGGAACGAATAGCTCGGATAGCTCCTAAAGCTTCACGCGTTGAAGTGCAAAACTTGTCTAACATAGTGGAGATTGCAAGGGCGCTAAACAGCATATACAAGCTCCTAAACCACTACTACCTTATTGCGAGGAAGTTTAGGAGTTTGTGGCTGCTTATGCAGCTCAGCGCTCAAATGCCTTTCGTAATGGAGGAGGTCAAGGCCATCGAGGGGGCCCTTGAGGCGTTTGAGCGAAGCGTACCTATAGGCGACTCTGCTGGACCGCTCGTGACAAGCTACCTTGTTAGGAAGTATGCGCGGGACCGTAAACCCGTTGAACCTGTTGAAGACACCCATGTTTACCACTTAGAGCTTGACGGTAGGAGAGTTTATGTAATAAAAGCGAGAGGACCCGGAGGCACTGTGGGTAGACTAGATGATGCACTGCAGTGGCTTCTGGAGCGGGAGAAAGTATCGCAAATCCTAACAGTCGACGCCGCCCTGAAGTACGAGGGCGAGGAATCTGGGATGCTTGCCTACGGCTATGGAGTTGCAATGGGGGGTATCGGGGCCGAACGTTTCGTTATCGAGGAACTGGCGACGAAGAATGGCATTCCTCTTTACGCTGTACTCATAAAAATGTCAGAGGCCGAGGCTCTCTCTGTAATGACCGAAGAGATATACAAAGGCGTTAGAGAGGCTGTGGGTATAATAGAGGACTTCATCAGAGCACAGCCTGTAGGCTCTACTTTAGTAATCATAGGCGTTGGAAACACGGTGGGAGTGCCATGA